The window TGATGATGCTTTAAAATCAGCTGAGCGAGCTAAGGATGAAATGGACGGATTAAGGGCTGAAAATGAAAAAATATTGCAGGAAGCAAGAGAAGAAAGAGAAAAACTTTTAAGAGATGCAAGAGAAGTAAAAGACAGAATTTTAGCTGATGCAAAAGTTGATGCAAAAGCTGAAGCAGATAAATTGATTAGTGTTGCAAGAGTTCAAATTGAAAATGAAAAACTTTCTGCAATTCACGAGATAAAAGAAACAGTTGTATCAATTTCAGTTGAAATTGCCGAAAAAGTAATAAAGAATTCATTGGATTCAGTAGAAAAACAAAAAAAATATGCAGATTCTTTATTAAAGAAAATTGAATTGAACTAAACTGTTAAATTGTTACAGCAATGCAATAATGAAACAATATGTCGTATCAATGAAACAATGTAAAAGATGAATACAAACAGAATATCAGTAAGATACGCTAAAGCTTTATTTGAACTTGCTTTGGAAGAGAATAAAGCTGAAAAAGTTAATAATGATATGCATTTATTTTCTGAAGTATCAAATAATACTGATTTTAGAAGTTTTTTGGAAAATCCTGTAATATTTCCGTCAAAGAAACAAGAAGTTTTCAATAAAATATTTAAGAATAAAGTTGAGGAACTCAGTTTAAAATTTTTTAAACTTTTATCAATCAATAAACGTGAATTATTTTTAAAAGCAATTGCAAGAAATTACAGAA is drawn from Bacteroidales bacterium and contains these coding sequences:
- a CDS encoding F0F1 ATP synthase subunit B, whose amino-acid sequence is MGIVTPDFGLIFWMTLSFILVLYILKKYAWKPILKSLKAREKSIDDALKSAERAKDEMDGLRAENEKILQEAREEREKLLRDAREVKDRILADAKVDAKAEADKLISVARVQIENEKLSAIHEIKETVVSISVEIAEKVIKNSLDSVEKQKKYADSLLKKIELN
- the atpH gene encoding ATP synthase F1 subunit delta; translated protein: MNTNRISVRYAKALFELALEENKAEKVNNDMHLFSEVSNNTDFRSFLENPVIFPSKKQEVFNKIFKNKVEELSLKFFKLLSINKRELFLKAIARNYRNFYRKHFGIKSVELITPFPADKKLKNDVADIIATEFNTKIEMADKVDPEIIGGFIITVEWMQYDASVSSKLKDIKKEMMEATD